ACGACCGTCACCACGGCGACGAGCCGCGCGCGGCGATCGGCGAGAGCCTCGACAAGCTCGGACTCGACGCTGTCGACCTCTACCTCGTGCACTGGCCGACCCCCGCGAAGGACGACTACGTGCACGCCTTCGCGAAGCTCATCGAGCTGCGCGATGCCGGTCTCACCCGCAGTATCGGCGTCTCGAACTTCCTGGTGCCGCACCTCGAGCGCGTCGTGAACGAGACCGGGGTGACGCCGGCCGTCAACCAGATCGAGCTGCACCCCGCCTACCAGCAGCGCGACGTCGTCGACTGGGCGACCGCGCACGGAATCCGAATCGAGTCGTGGGGCCCGCTCGGCCAGGGCAAGTACGACCTGTTCGGCACGCCGGCGGTCGCCGAGGCAGCCCAGGCCCACGGGGTCACCCCGGCCCAGGCCGTGCTGCGCTGGCACCTGCAGCGAGGCTTCATCGTGTTCCCGAAGTCGGTGCGCGCGGAGCGTCTGCGCGAGAACCTCGACGTGTTCGGGTTCGAGCTGACCGACGCCGAGGTCGCCGCGATCGATGCACTCGACCCCCAGGACGGCACCGGTCGGGTCGGATCGCACCCGGACGACGTGAACTGAGGCGTTCCGTTTCGACAGATGACGCCCCGTGTCGCACTTCGCGACACGGGGCGTCGTCGTGAGTAGCGTCGACCGCATGACAGCTCCCTACCGCGTCGTCGCCGTGTCCGGCTCGCTGCACGAACCCAGCAAGACCACGGCCCTGGTCCGTGCGATCGCCGGTGCCGTGGCCGAACGCGCCGAGGTCGAGATCGAGGTCATCGAGCTCACCGACATCGGGCCGTCGCTGGCCGGCGCCCTGCGCCGCGACCAGCTGCCGGCGCGAGTCGAGGAGAAGCTCGTCGCGATCGAGAGCGCCGATCTGCTGATCGTCGGCAGTCCCGTCTACCGCGCATCCTTCACCGGGCTCTTCAAGCACCTGTTCGACTTCGTCGGCCAGTACGAGCTCGTCGGCAAGCCGGTGCTGCTGGCGGCGACCGGGGGCGGGGAGCGGCACGCGCTCATCATCGAGCACCAGCTGCGGCCGCTCTTCTCGTTCTTCCAGGCGCTGACGCTGCCGCTCGGCGTGTACGCCAGCGACACCGACTTCGACGGCTACGTCATCGCCTCCGACGTGCTGCACGCCCGCATCTCGCTCGCGGCCGAGCGCGCTCTGCCGCTGGTCGGCTACACGGCCTCACGCCCTGCCGAGCAGCTGCTCGTCTCCTGACTTTCGCGCCTCGTCCCTGGCCCCGCTGCCCTGGCCCCGACGCGGGGGAGCGGCGTAGCGTTGTCATATGACGAACCGGCTCGCCGACACGCTCAGCCCGTATCTCCGGGCGCACGCCGACAACCCGGTCGACTGGTACCCGTGGGGTCCGGACGCCTTCGCGGAGGCGCAGCGCCGTGAC
This genomic interval from Microbacterium hydrocarbonoxydans contains the following:
- a CDS encoding aldo/keto reductase → MTIPALELNDGHSIPQLGYGVFKVPADETERAVSEALEIGYRHIDTAAIYGNEEGVGAAIAASGIPRDELFVTTKLWNDRHHGDEPRAAIGESLDKLGLDAVDLYLVHWPTPAKDDYVHAFAKLIELRDAGLTRSIGVSNFLVPHLERVVNETGVTPAVNQIELHPAYQQRDVVDWATAHGIRIESWGPLGQGKYDLFGTPAVAEAAQAHGVTPAQAVLRWHLQRGFIVFPKSVRAERLRENLDVFGFELTDAEVAAIDALDPQDGTGRVGSHPDDVN
- the msuE gene encoding FMN reductase translates to MTAPYRVVAVSGSLHEPSKTTALVRAIAGAVAERAEVEIEVIELTDIGPSLAGALRRDQLPARVEEKLVAIESADLLIVGSPVYRASFTGLFKHLFDFVGQYELVGKPVLLAATGGGERHALIIEHQLRPLFSFFQALTLPLGVYASDTDFDGYVIASDVLHARISLAAERALPLVGYTASRPAEQLLVS